A DNA window from Ranitomeya imitator isolate aRanImi1 chromosome 2, aRanImi1.pri, whole genome shotgun sequence contains the following coding sequences:
- the LOC138667882 gene encoding uncharacterized protein — protein MYGVVNNLKQWRQIHQLANRHRRVRLLQVRRKGPSRSREIGVKVWRQAASRSVARGPGGVEADVAKALWDGFDSASAKEKGNFVKKLKTRWRSMKDRFNKVLRAEEKQACSGAAAARSVPYKYSRALQFLRPVFGRRKTHSSTLEPGPSGAVRHESPSGTSQPSHSASSLVPLSGELAASPSGVPLPDASGTPSFGYSRQRQRASDRPLPEFLHLSTVFQNCFKALGDRMDTALSNIDRRLETIETELSRPAKHFFSTIAKGMLEHLTPELQISVMQDCNTSYVRALQQARRMQSATTMPVVPSLASMTSTPAAELLQPSHRGPRAAGRHHRHYIAPPTPAPARPSASSTRHAEGKKKEEEDYKVII, from the exons atgtatggcgttgtg AATAACTTGAAACAATGGCGTCAGATTCACCAGCTAGCCAATCGGCACAGGAGAGTGCG gcttcttcaagtgaggaggaaggGACCCAGCAGGAGCAGGGAGATCGGGGTCAAGGTGTGGCGTCAAGCAG catccaggagcgtggcacgcggaccaggtggtgttgaggcggaTGTGGCAAaagcgctgtgggatggctttgacagcgcttcagCCAAGGAGAAAGgcaactttg TCAAAaagttgaagaccagatggcgatccatgaaggaccgtttcaataaggtcCTCCGTGCTGAGGAGAAGCAAGCTtgcagtggtgctgctgcggccaggtctgtgccctacaaatacagcagGGCGTTACAGTTCCTGAGACCGGTCTTTGGCCGCCGAAA aacacacagcagcaccctcgagcctgGCCCATCTGGAGCGGTCCGTCATGAATCGCCATCTGGaacgtcacagccatcccacagcgcgaGCAGTCTTGTACCACTTTCTGGGGAACTGGCAGccagtccatcaggtgttcccctgcccgATGCCTCTGGCACTCCTTCTTTCGGGTATTCCcgtcagcgtcagcgggcctcggacaggccgctgcccgaatttttgcatttgagcacggtgttccagaattgtttcaaggcgctgggcgatagaatggacactgctctgtccaatatcgaccggcgccttgaaacaatCGAAaccgagctctcgaggccggcaaaacatttttttagtaccattgctaagggcatgctggaacaccttacgccggaactccagatttcggtgatgcaggactgcaacacttcctacgtgagggctctgcagcaggctcggagaatgcagtcagcgactacaatgcccgtagtaccatcgctggctagcatgacttcgactcctgctgcagagctgcTCCAGCCATCCCACCGAGGTCCGCGTGCGGCGGGACGCCACCACAGACATTACATTGcgccgccgactcctgctcctgccaggccctcaGCCTCCAGTACCCGTCatgctgaaggaaaaaaaaaagaggaggaagACTACAAGGTCATCATCTGA